GAATGCCGTAAGAAAGTAAAAATTAGGTTTCTGGCCTTTGTTGTATGAATTAGTTGGGAAATGTTGGGCAAACAAGAATGTATTTGTGCCCTGATCTAATTGCTTGTGTTTATATTGTAGCATTCCACTTGCTGCTGGGCAGTTTGACAGAGAACTCTATTTAATCGGAATAAAGAGGCGGATTACAAGGGAACTCCAGAAACGGCAAGCGCAAAAGGACCAAAAATCCAGCAGCATCTGTAGCGTTTCCTGAGCTGAGAACTCTGCAATGCTTGTGTTAGAGGTGCCCAGAAAGAGGATTTCAGGCCACGGCAGACTCTGCAGGGAATTGTCTGCTTAAGCACCTCTGGCAGTTGCTGTGGCTTGTGAAGAAAGTCTTAAACCTCATCCTGGATTCATTTGCATGAGCTAATCCATGTAGCTCAAGTGCTTTTGTTGAAGAAAATGGAGTCAGTTATTTAGGACATTCATCCCAACAGATGCAACTGAGTTGTTTTTAACTGTACTGTCTTTGGAAGCAACCAGATGCGGTCTGCTGTTCTAAGATGGCTCCACACAGGGGGTACAGCTTCTGGAAATGGCCTGACCAGGGGCAGGGGACCTAAGAAAAGCCTCCAGACAGGTGaacatttttgtttgtctgtttgatTTGATCCGGTTAGCTCACATACGctgtggggttgggttttttctcctgatCTGTAGCCAAGTGTATGGTGTTCTGTAAAACGCGTAACAGGGACCAGGTAGGGGACTTGGGCAGTTTTGTGGAAGGATGGTGCTCCTGTCCTGGGCTTTTTTGGCCCTCTACAGCAAGATCTGTGTGAATGTACTACTGTACATTTGAAGTGTAGAAACATTGCCTTTCAATAATTATTCTATCAGCCTTCTGTTACTAAGGGGGTAAAGATCAGTCTCTCACACCATGTATTTGGCTGTTGAGACAGCTTGAAACAATCCCTTCCTTAACTCACTTCGCCTCCCGGCGGGTGATAGAACGCTACCTGCCTTCAGCAGCAGGACACTCGAGTTGAAAATAACGGTGGCCTAAGTACAGCTACTGTGTAATGCTTCACCAAAGTGATTAAAATATCAAGTGAGTACTAGGGAAGCATGCAGACAGACTGCAGCAAGTCCGATCAGCGCAGTTCCATTACCTCTGATTACAGTtaattccttttgtttttatttttccaattcAGTGAACTGTGAATAACTCGCTGTTTTGAAGTAGTGTTGTCTTAAGGCTAAACATACTACATGGACCAGTATGGCACTGGTAAAACGTTAAGTGCAGCAAATACGTAAAAACTCTTTGAGGGCACAGATTGGCTGGATCATTAATCACTGTAGTACCTAAAACACCACGGAAACAACTTGGAGGAAGTGCTGCTGACTATGCAACCTGTCCAAGACAGAGCTTCTGTTCTGCGGTACAAACATTTATGGCACTGACCTGTCTGTAGCCATCAGGTATTtggatttcctttctttttaaaggaataaagATAAATTAATGCAATACTTAAATGAGAACCAGCTCTTATTGTAGGGTTGTCAGAACTAGAGTTCTTTGTGTGATGCATGCTAACTGTTCGGGTGACCCGAGCCATTTGTCCTCAGCTGGAAGAGCGGGACAGATTTCTTTGGGATTGTCTGTATTGGACAAACAAAGCACATTTCACCTGCCAGTTCAAGAAACCCAGCCATTAGCTGATGAATTTCAGAACTCTTACTACTTGCTGCAGTCATTTAGAGGTCTCTTTATTTTCTTACGAATACACAACAACTGAATAGGACTTCCATACTGTGGGTTCCACAAGAAGCAATGCAACATGTTTTCTTCTAGTTGCATAAGGAAAGGTATGGGGATAAAGCAGGTAACAGCTGCCTCCCAGTGTTCTGCTCCCGGTTGGATTGCTCCTTACAATACACATCTAGCCAGTGAAGTGCTGCAATGCAGCTGTCTGCATTTTTTAAGCCCATAGGTTAGGGGATTCTGTAAATcaaatgttttcttcctctgttttgggTCTCCATTTCTTCAGCATATCAAATGCGTGGCACTGAGCTTCATATCTTTCCACAACATGGTGTCAGTCACTTTCAAGATCATAAGCTTTCCAAATGTTGTCATTTTCTTGATCGTGACTCCTGGCTGAGcgacatctctgctgtgaggctGACAATCATGTCTTCTTTTTGCAAGGCCTTAAGTTCATGGGAGTGACAATGAAGAAAGTAGGTACAAGTTCaaggtgcagcagcagcaactccTTTAATAACTTTCTGTCTGTATACCAACTCTGGAGTAAAACAACTTGTATTCTTAGCACAGTTCACTTGCAAGTGAGAATCCTGAAGCACAGGATCGCTTTCACTCTAGACAAAGTGTCCATCTAGCATTACGCATAGAGTCTTTGTAGATGAACTCCAGAGAAACTTGGTTACGCCATAGGTCTACTTTCCTCTGAGCTCTAGCAAAATTATTATGTTATTTCCAGACatgcgattctatgattctagtagCACTACCGATGGTAAATTACACTGATGAAATGGGTCCATGATGCTTGTAACAAAACCTGGACTGCAGGAAACTTGTTGCCTAAGTTCACATAGATAACAACTGGTATTTTCCTAATTCAGTTTGACCAAGTCTTTGTTCACCTTGGTAACAGCTGTAAGAGTTCTTTGAATTCAGCTATGTAAGCCAAGTTCTTTAACATGCCACCATGTTCCTCAAGAAATGCACACACCAGGGCCTCCAACGTGACAGCCCCGCTTCGACTGCTGATGTGGGTAAGTGGTAACACATGGCAGCGACTGACTTACCAGATACATGCTTTGTTGTAGTGATGAGTATTTTGGCTTGCTATGCTCTCCCCAGTGCCAAGAGAAGGCTGTATACACCCACCTTCTCTTGTAACCTACTCAGAGGGTCAAAGGACTCATCCAGAGCCAGGGTGGCCCTTTAAGGCCCACATAACGAGCTTGTCACAGTCCAGTGTTCTGAGGCAGCTTTGCTCAGCTGTAGCATAGTTCCATGTGTGCGCAGGATGCCTGGAAAGATCGGGGGAGAGGGCTTGCAGCAATATTATAATCtccaaaacatattaaaaaagaaGCAAGTCTGTCAGATGTGTGCAAGATGCGCTGCTTTATCGAAAGAGCCGGTACATCCGAGGGAGTCGCCCGTCCTTACTGGAAAGTGCTGCCTGGATGTGTTCGTAAGTGGGCAAATCCGTTAAGTCACCCAGTGCAGCCACAGCTGGTTTTTTATGAAGCATTTTAGTGACCACTCTCTTGATATCTGTAGATTTCACCtgacctgcagaaaaaaaagccagagcTGTGACAACTACATCCCAAATAGCGCAAAGCAGCTTTGTTACGATGCCGAGTCAGACCCCATGCTCAGAAAACCAATCCCTAACTCTAGACCTTCTCCACCATGCTTCTGTTTTTTGCTTCCTTCTAACAAAAATAAGCATTGTGCTAGCTTGCAAGCAATTCAGAAGATCAGTCTGAGATACACCTGTAGTATTTACGCCCCCACGCTTTCTAAGGCAATTCATCTGTGATACAAGAATACAATGTAAGTTGCTCCCCCTGCCCAACTGTACCTATAATTCAGTCAAGGCAAGGAAAAGCACTGTCTACTCACTGATCAGGGTGCAGAGCTCATGAGGTAGCTTCCTTGTGTTTGTTGCCAACACCTGCCTTCCCACATCTTCAAAGATAACTGGCCGAGACTCCAGGTTCATCATCAGCATGGACTTGAGCTGTGTCTTCGCTCGCTCAAGTTCTACCTGCAAATGAGCAGCAAATTCAAATGGATGTTCAAAGAAGTCTGGCCACTGCTCTCTAATACAAGATACCACGTAAGAGTTGTGGAAACACCTTCCTCTTTGTGACTGTGTTACTAAAATTACTATATTCTTTGACAGAAATACCTAACATACTTATCTACACAAATTCATTCTAGCAAGCCCAGTGCAATGCAGTATTTCCGCAGTAGACCGCACAGTCTGCAAGTTAGGCTGCTGACCTCTCCTACCGCTCCTGCCATTAGAATGAACTCTCTGGTGATGATTTCCACCATCTCTCGAACCTAGGAAAAACAGATAATTGAAAGAAGATTACAACGATGCTTATTCTGTTAGGATTACTGTCTGGTAATCACTGATGCAGTTAGTTTTTAAGGACACCTATCTTTGAATACAGGACTGTATACCTGTTTTGGATCTGCACTAGCATGTATACACAGCAGACCTGTATCCTCGTAACTGTGGTGGTAAGAGGTTGCGTTATACATCCAGTGGTGCCTGTAAGTAcacaaacagtatttaaaaatttaaaaaaccagaATTTAAATGTAAAATCAAACTCACATGGACAGCAACTCCCCCTCCTAGTGCATTTTCAGGATTCTCAGCAATGCCAGTGAGGACCGTCAGTTCCTGCCTCTGCCACAATTTCTGCTTGTGCCATCTGCTTCCTTCTCTCCGCTTGCATCCTTGAGCCCAAACCCAGAACAACACAGAGCAGTACTGCCAATTCTGTTAATATCCCTGATTAAAGGACGGGTTGGGCTAGTGGAGGAAGACAGGACTCCTGGTCACTTCTGCCCTTTCACCCTCTCAAAAGGCCCACTGACAACTCAGTCCTGCATGTTTCAAGCGGAACAAGCCGATGTAAAACCTGGAGGTGCTGGCTTTCAACAGACAAAGCCTTCCCTGTGACCCTGCTAGAGAAGACTGTTTCTGCTGTCCCTTAATCAGAAAGGCAAACCAACCTGTTGAGCACATTGAGATACAGGCGGGTGAACATGCCCTTGCCGGGCCCTCCAGCTGAAAAAGAGCCACCACCTCCCATCATCATGTTCAACACTGCAAAGGGAATGAAGTCTTCCTCCTGAATTGCAACAAGAAATACAGTCAGCTAACACCAGAGCTCTCAAGGGTCTGGGATGAGTAAAGAGGGAGAAAGTCAGCAAGAAACATGGCACAAGAAGAGCATAAAGGTCAGTGCCTTCGTCAAACTGCCAGTGAAAAAGCTGCTTGTCTGTACGTGCAGCATCAGCGGCGAGTGCCAATGTTTACATAATGGGATACAGTAATCTGGGATTCCTCAAGTACAGGGCACCCAAAACAAAGGATTTTAGGTTGACACTTACTAAAAATGAGCAGCTTTCCAACCCAATCATGATGTGGGTAAGCTCAGGGATGGGAGTGGGGCCCAGACTCACATCTGACATATCTTTTTCAACCTGTGGGAAGGGCAGACAAACTGTTAGGACTGACTTTCACCTCTGTTGTATCCAGCCTGATGCATTCCCAATAATTAACATGTCATCCAGATAATGGCTGTCATGGCCAGTTTTGGCTCGTGTTCATGAACAGCACGTAATTCTAGAAAAGCAAAGCCAATAGAGAAATCAGCTCAAGTCAAATCTGCACCTCCAGAGAGGAAAGAGGCACGATGCCACCTCCACCTTCCTTTTACCTTGACAATGCCTCCTGTGTACTGAGCCACAGATCTGTCCACGTCCTTGGTCTGCCCGCTGCCCCACACCGGCTCTGCTCCAAGCAGGTGTTTCCTTGCACACTCCACTAACTGCTCGTGCTCGACTCCCACCCCGGCAAGCACCATCCTGTCTGGCGTGTAGTAGTTGCACAGGTAGGAATGCAGGACTTCTCGATCAATTTTGTCGGTATTTTCCACTGGGCAGAACCTGTTCAGTCCAACTGTATTGTCTCTGTAGGCTGCCTAAAAGGAAACAGATACGTTAAAGTAACAAATATTACTTCACCCCCCTCCATCTAAACCTTGTTTTAGAATTTTCCTGCCTGTTTGAGACACGTaagagaggaaaggctgagcattATTTCCATAATGTCAGCGTAACTCAACATCTTGTCACCCATGTCAACAAAGATAGGTTATAGATACTTTAACCTAAACTAAAACACTTTCATGTGTGTAGAATGGAGGATTCAAAGTGGAGGGACAGCAAAATTC
This genomic stretch from Opisthocomus hoazin isolate bOpiHoa1 chromosome 19, bOpiHoa1.hap1, whole genome shotgun sequence harbors:
- the PMPCA gene encoding mitochondrial-processing peptidase subunit alpha, translated to MAAAIAWLRRGAWGPARRCGPAAGRSYSGGGGAYPGVSLTCPLPGVPKAVFAAAEGRERFETRVTTLENGLRVASQRKFGQFCTVGLLINSGSRHEAKYLSGISHFLEKLAFSSTAQFGSKDEILLTLEKHGGICDCQASRDTIMYAVSADAKGLDTVVNLLADVALQPRLSDEEIEMTRTAIQFELEDLNMRPDPEPLLTEMIHAAAYRDNTVGLNRFCPVENTDKIDREVLHSYLCNYYTPDRMVLAGVGVEHEQLVECARKHLLGAEPVWGSGQTKDVDRSVAQYTGGIVKVEKDMSDVSLGPTPIPELTHIMIGLESCSFLEEDFIPFAVLNMMMGGGGSFSAGGPGKGMFTRLYLNVLNRHHWMYNATSYHHSYEDTGLLCIHASADPKQVREMVEIITREFILMAGAVGEVELERAKTQLKSMLMMNLESRPVIFEDVGRQVLATNTRKLPHELCTLISQVKSTDIKRVVTKMLHKKPAVAALGDLTDLPTYEHIQAALSSKDGRLPRMYRLFR